One Burkholderiales bacterium DNA segment encodes these proteins:
- a CDS encoding acetoacetate--CoA ligase, which produces SLVIGQDWPPGKAGDVRVVLFVRLRDGLTLDEALAERIKQRIRSQTTPRHVPAKVIQVADIPRTKSGKIVELAVRNVVHGLPVKNRDALANPEALALYADILALQV; this is translated from the coding sequence AGCCTGGTGATCGGGCAGGACTGGCCGCCCGGAAAAGCGGGCGATGTCCGCGTTGTGCTGTTCGTGCGGCTGCGCGATGGCCTGACACTCGACGAGGCGCTGGCCGAACGCATCAAGCAGCGCATACGCAGCCAGACGACGCCCCGGCATGTTCCGGCCAAAGTGATCCAGGTCGCCGACATTCCGCGCACGAAAAGCGGCAAAATCGTCGAACTCGCCGTGCGCAACGTCGTGCACGGGCTGCCTGTGAAAAACCGCGACGCGCTGGCGAATCCGGAAGCGCTCGCACTCTACGCCGACATTCTGGCGCTGCAGGTTTAA
- a CDS encoding glycine zipper 2TM domain-containing protein encodes MSSSPQSKTNPLLIIAAISVIVFSGIGIAVMTGVIPDSFSKNTQSDAIHLSEAKPEAKIAIPAEIKSNVQSAPVAEKPITGMVGEPRPAATIAKKKPAPSPARSSQKVANDRVAMNDVAPATVCSDCGVVSSVDVIQEAGEGSGLGAVAGAVGGGLLGNQIGGGSGKKIATVAGILGGGLAGHQIEKQVKKTMRYDILVKMETGGYRTFTEATDPGLAAGDKVRLQGAGIVKE; translated from the coding sequence ATGTCCAGCTCCCCCCAAAGCAAAACCAACCCCTTACTCATCATCGCGGCGATCTCGGTCATCGTGTTCAGCGGCATCGGCATCGCCGTGATGACCGGCGTCATTCCCGACTCGTTCTCGAAAAACACGCAAAGCGATGCGATCCATTTGAGTGAAGCAAAACCGGAGGCAAAGATCGCCATCCCGGCCGAGATCAAGTCAAATGTTCAATCCGCGCCGGTTGCCGAGAAGCCGATCACCGGCATGGTCGGCGAACCAAGGCCAGCCGCGACCATTGCGAAAAAGAAACCGGCGCCGAGCCCGGCGAGATCGAGCCAGAAAGTTGCGAATGACAGAGTCGCCATGAACGATGTCGCGCCCGCCACGGTTTGCAGCGACTGCGGCGTCGTCAGCTCGGTTGATGTGATTCAGGAAGCCGGCGAAGGCTCGGGTTTGGGCGCCGTAGCGGGAGCGGTTGGAGGCGGCTTGCTGGGTAATCAGATCGGTGGCGGCAGCGGTAAAAAAATAGCCACCGTAGCCGGCATTCTCGGCGGCGGCCTTGCCGGACATCAGATCGAAAAACAGGTCAAGAAAACGATGCGCTACGATATCCTTGTGAAAATGGAAACCGGCGGCTACCGCACGTTCACCGAAGCAACCGACCCCGGCCTGGCCGCGGGCGATAAAGTAAGGCTTCAAGGAGCCGGGATCGTCAAGGAATAG
- a CDS encoding outer membrane protein assembly factor BamD, with protein MRRSLSVIAALLISACGLLPDKIDETKNWSASRFYSEAKEELEDGNYPRAVQLFETLESRYPYGRYAQQSQLEIAYAYYKDDDPASAIAAADRFIKLHPNHPNVDYAYYLKGLTSFNEEAGFFAAVGGQDLTERDPKAARESFDAFKELTTRYPQSRYAADATARMLYLTNALATHEVHVARYYVKRGAHIAAINRAQYVLTTYPQAPARLEALQIMVKSYDVIGMANLRDDTARVLRQNFPDSGKGDKSWWKFW; from the coding sequence ATGAGACGTAGTTTATCGGTAATTGCGGCGCTCTTGATCAGCGCCTGCGGCCTGCTCCCCGACAAGATCGACGAGACTAAAAACTGGTCGGCATCGCGCTTCTATTCGGAGGCGAAAGAGGAGCTGGAAGACGGCAACTATCCACGCGCCGTTCAGCTATTCGAAACGCTGGAGTCGCGTTACCCGTATGGCCGCTACGCCCAGCAATCGCAGCTCGAAATCGCTTACGCCTATTACAAGGACGACGATCCGGCCTCCGCGATTGCAGCCGCCGACCGCTTCATCAAGCTGCATCCGAATCATCCGAATGTCGATTACGCGTATTACCTGAAAGGGCTGACCAGTTTCAACGAAGAAGCCGGCTTTTTCGCAGCCGTCGGCGGCCAGGACCTGACCGAGCGCGATCCGAAAGCCGCGCGCGAATCGTTCGACGCGTTCAAGGAGTTGACTACGCGTTATCCGCAAAGCCGTTACGCGGCCGATGCGACAGCGCGCATGCTCTACCTGACCAATGCACTTGCCACGCACGAAGTTCACGTCGCCCGCTATTACGTCAAGCGCGGCGCACACATCGCCGCCATCAATCGCGCGCAGTACGTGCTGACGACCTATCCGCAAGCGCCAGCGCGCCTGGAAGCCCTGCAGATCATGGTGAAATCCTACGATGTGATCGGCATGGCAAATTTGCGCGATGACACGGCCCGCGTGCTACGGCAAAACTTTCCCGATAGCGGCAAGGGCGACAAAAGCTGGTGGAAGTTCTGGTAG
- a CDS encoding RluA family pseudouridine synthase, producing MCEQALVVPDSCAGLRLDQTLARLLPQHSRSRLQGWIQEGRVLLDGAPATVKQKIRGGETLLVHPAAERAELAHRPENIALDIVHEDESLIIVNKPAGLVVHPGSGNWSGTLLNALLRHAPQLGLLPRAGIVHRLDKDTSGLIAIAKTEVAQTSLVRQLQARSVSRDYLAIVCGHPARSGKVEAPVGRHPMQRIKMAIVASGKPAVTYYRTLEQFLECALVECTLETGRTHQIRVHLQSIGHPVIGDPVYFGKRSASPAIGKFPRQALHATALALDHPATGKRVGWRINLPEDMHDLLAALRNGDSPSPS from the coding sequence ATGTGTGAACAGGCCCTAGTTGTGCCGGATAGTTGCGCAGGATTGCGTCTGGACCAGACGCTCGCGCGTCTGTTGCCGCAACATTCGCGCAGCCGTTTGCAGGGCTGGATTCAGGAAGGCCGCGTGCTGCTCGACGGCGCGCCGGCCACGGTAAAACAAAAAATTCGCGGCGGCGAAACCTTGCTCGTGCACCCGGCCGCCGAGCGCGCCGAACTGGCGCATCGCCCCGAAAACATCGCGCTCGACATCGTTCACGAAGACGAGTCTCTGATCATCGTCAACAAACCAGCTGGCCTGGTCGTTCACCCCGGCAGCGGCAACTGGAGCGGGACGCTGTTGAACGCCTTGCTCAGGCATGCGCCGCAACTTGGCCTGCTGCCGCGCGCCGGCATCGTGCATAGGCTCGACAAAGATACCAGCGGTCTCATCGCGATCGCCAAAACCGAAGTTGCCCAGACCAGCCTCGTCCGTCAGTTGCAGGCGCGCAGTGTCAGCCGCGATTATCTCGCGATCGTATGCGGCCACCCCGCGCGCTCGGGCAAGGTTGAAGCGCCTGTCGGCCGCCATCCGATGCAGCGAATCAAAATGGCGATCGTTGCTTCCGGCAAACCGGCGGTCACCTATTACCGCACCCTCGAGCAATTCCTCGAATGCGCGCTCGTGGAATGCACGCTCGAAACCGGACGCACCCATCAGATTCGCGTGCACCTGCAATCGATCGGACATCCAGTGATCGGCGATCCCGTCTATTTCGGCAAGCGTTCGGCATCGCCGGCGATTGGCAAATTCCCCCGCCAGGCGCTGCACGCGACCGCCCTTGCGCTGGATCACCCAGCGACCGGAAAAAGGGTCGGCTGGCGGATCAACCTGCCTGAAGATATGCACGACTTGCTCGCGGCCTTGCGTAACGGCGACAGCCCATCGCCGTCATGA